Part of the Sorghum bicolor cultivar BTx623 chromosome 1, Sorghum_bicolor_NCBIv3, whole genome shotgun sequence genome, AACAGCAACAGGCCACAGCTCGGTGGGAGGGCCGGCCTCAGGACCGCGCAGGCTCGCCGGCCGGCCAACCGTCCCCGGCGTCCGCAGTCCGCATCCTGCGTGCGTGCTCTGCTCTACTGAGCCACATCATCCGCACGTTGCCCGATGGCCAAGAGCCGCCCACGGCAAGGTTAGGCTCACCTGCGCCCACACATGGCCCTCCATTGTTGTCGTCGGCGACCACGCGGACCGAATCGTCCGCAACCGCAATCAGCCCAGCCCGTCCCCTGCTCTGCTCAACACCcgtggaaaagaaaaaaagagaatagAAGCTTTTGTAGGGTTCCTAATGCAAAAGCTCTTGACTCAAATTATTAACCGTTGTTAACAATACATCACAACACGTTGAGAATAAGAAaacgtagtaattcatagaaaaatccaaaaaatgacaaaattaaattttgttcagcttcaCATATATAGATACATGTAGTAAACACAAAACAtcatatactttagtacaaattttGTGATGTAGATGcctgcctatgctttttagtgtaaaaattgatatttgtagttatcttgctttAATTATTATGaacattttatggtagtctattCATGTGGTTCTTGATCTGTGGTAAACATTTTAGCTCCATCTATGCCTATCTAACTGAATTACTGATTTACCTAGATTTGTGCTTACTAAAAGTTACAATCAATATAAGTATGTAAATGATGCTTCCACTATCTTTGTATAATGTTattatgtcatatgaacactttaTATGGCCATGTGTTCATAATCTACACATATTTTAccgatatatcatattttatataCTACAATATTTGCTTTCTCGAAAAAAGGACCGGATGAAGGACAAGAGCATGttcactatgaaaatataacaaaAACTATAAGGCACCTAATCTTCACAAGGTATAACCCATACTCATTGTTTCATCAAAGACATAATGGGGCACCACGAAAAATGAACTAGCCCGATCCTCCACTATGGCGCGGCAAAGGCCGCACCTATATTTCAGTGTGAGACGAGTTTTTTCTCACACAAAATGGCATAATATATGTGCACGTTCAATCTATTTGCTAGAGGAAATTGCTACTAGCAGCAGTCACCGCTACAATACACCAAAGGAAAAGGAGAGCTTACTGTGATTTTTGCCAAGTCCAAGCGCAGAAACGTTTTTCTACACGAGAAGAACAGGATGACCTTGCGGCCGTTCCTCTTCGGAGAGAGACGGTAGAATGGGAGACACCAAGACCTTTTATTATTGACACATTTTACAATAGTTGGAATCGCCTCCAATCGTTTTTGCTAAAAtttttttcttaatttattttgtgGAAGGGTAATAACGTCATCGTATAAGTCCTCTCAAACCCAACCCCTATCATCGGCGGCGACGGGTTCCTTGAACACGCACTGGCAAACACCGGCGGATAGAACCTAAaaagattttaaaaaaaaacttaagAACAAGATTTTTATCTAACTAACTATAGTACTTAAATCATATACCCTAGCTACGCTACTTAAAATATTATTTCTACAATTACGAATTTACCTTTTTACACTTCATTATAAAGATAAATACGAAAAAAGAATTACCACCCCTCTATTTAGGGTCCTAATCCTCATAATTTTAGAGGTGATGGGAGGCGAGGTGGCGTCTATGGTCCACCGACCATAGACACACCTATCGCCTCCCATCGCCTTGCTCCCATCGTCTTTCATCGCTTTTCATGTTCTGGGTCCACCGATTATAGACACACCAATCACTTCTCATCGTCTCCCCAaccattgtaaaaatattctttATTATTATTAGGTTATAGATTAGACCTACCAAATCTCCCACgcctattatatttttatagagtgtgtttggcatagcTCTAAGTCTCTAACTCTagttaaaaatatatttcttgatatttttataataaaataaaatctttTCTAGCTTCATCTTTATTATTAGAAAATATTTGGTAAAACAATTCGATAAAAATTTAAATGTATGAAATATTCACGATATCTTCACTTTTTTCTTGTGTATatttatttatctttttttctaATTCTCCTTTCTCAACTCTCTCATGCACTCATCTCTCTCAGTTTGGCTCCTTCCTCTGACTCACCTCACTCGCTTCCACCTCCAGCACCCCTGTGCTCCGCCACTCCGATGCCATTACCATGCCCCACTCGCATCACGCCCGCCCACTCGGCATTTTGCTCCGTCCGCCTCACCTATGTCGGCAACCGGTTGCAATTCACATGTGTCGCCATTGAgaacttgtttagttcgcaaaattttataGCATTTgctatagtactttcgtttgtatttgataattattatttaatcatggactaactaggcttaaaagatttgttccgcaaattacaagcaaactatgtaattagtttttatttatatctatagcattgtttagttcaccctgaaaaccaaaaagttttcaagattccccgtcatatcgaatcttgtggcacatgcatgaaacattaaatatagacgaaaacaaaaactaattacacagtttagctggaaatcacgagacgaatcttttgatcctagttagtccatgatcggaTAATATTTgtgacaaacaaacgaaagtgccacagtaccgaaaatttttcacttttcggaactaaacaaggcctatatttaatgctttatgcatgtatctaaaaatttaatgtgacggagaatcttaaaaatattttagaaaTAAACCAGGCCTAACTATTGTTGACCGTCTACATCACGAGCCACCCGCGCGCGTAGGAAAGAGCATTCGAAGACGGGCCCAAAGGCGAAGGTTGGAGCGAGGCGAAGCTTATTTTCTATTCACTTCCTCCATTCAGCTCCAATAAGCACGATTTCTAAAAAAAAGTTtggctagcgaggtggagaaaTTTCTGTAGAAGTTGTACATAGAGCGGTACCAAACACATCTTTAATAAAGGCTACTAGGTGCACGGTTCTTCATGATATCCTcacataagagcaagtattatagtatgCTGTAAGCCGGTTAAATGATGATGCGGAAGAGAGAGAATAAAAGCGGGCTGTAAGGTTACAGCCGGCTCAGACATAAGAACCAAGAAAATATGTGAGAGAGACAAGTGAGCCATATATTAATAATAATGAGCTAACCATTATATGAGTAGGCTGCAAAAAAGCTGTAAAGAAATTTTACAACCAGCAGTTAGCTATATTATTAGCCTTGCTCTAAGAGCCATCCTAAAAAAATCCCACCTAATCTAGATGCCAATGGTAGATCTTGGCATTTTGAAGGCTAGGCCAGCAAGAAGCCCGATTTATTTCGGCTATGAAATCTCTGTGCAATAGCGTCATAGGCCTTGGGCTTGGGCTTTTGGGCAGGGGTAGGTAGGTTGGCCACTATTATTCAGAagaaaaaatgaaaaatatttttgactGAGGATGTTTTTTTATCTCTATGTTTACTAACTACACTGGGCCTTGTCTGATAATAAGGCATGCGGGCCGGGTCCATTTTGCTCTAGGCGAGCTTATTTTGCTAGGGTCTAGTTGCTGGCTTGAGAGCATGAtaatattttattaaaaaaaactcaCGTAACAAGCTGTGCTCGCACTAGCACGCGCACACCATGTCACCACCTGGGTGTTGGGTTTAGGGTATTAAATACTCCATCCATCTCAAaaagtgtcgttttaggttttcgtgccacaagtttgactcgatttgtagaaaatatgtgcAATATTTGTGTCtcgaaataaatttgttaaaaaactagacttaaaaatcttttcaatgatactaattatgtactataaatattaatatttttactatgtatttagttaaagttatttcttggAAAGCgcaaacgacacttattttgggacagagggagtaggtACTATAGTAGTTTCgtcaattattatctaattatggactaattagttttaaaagattcgtctctcaaattacTTTTCAGCTtggtttttgttttataaataatctatatttagtactccatataTGTGtacaaacattcgatgtgacgaacgaTAAACTTTAACAGGTAAACTAAACGGAGCCTAATAGTACATATTCATAATTGTCATATActcactatggccttgtttagtttctgaaaaattttgtaaaattttttcagattccccttcacatcaaatctttagacgtatgcatggagtattaaatatagataaaaattaaaattaattgcacagtttgatcggaattgacgagatgaattttttgagcctagttagtctataattggacaatatttgtcaaatacaaacgaactactactctattttgtaaaattttttagaagtaaacaaagcctatACATACTACATATAGTATAATGAAAACATTGGGTACCACACAAACCCAGACTCAAGCCTGTTCCCTCCGTCGTACAGTTTCCACGGACGCGAAGGTTGTTTTTGGCGCGAGATTGCTCATACTGGCGATGGCTACAGAACCATGACGATAGAatctttttatataaaaaatgacGACAGAAAATAGTTAGGgtttgtttagatccaattttttttttagattttgacaccgtaacatttttgtttttatttgataaacattgtccaattatagagtaactaggcttaaaagattcatcttgcgatttacagataaactatgtaattagtttttattttcatctatatttaatgctctatgcatgtgctgcaagattcgatatgatggagaatctttTAAAGTTTTGAATCTTTTTTTGTTAAACAACGCCTTAAAAGCTGCAGCCATactaggccttatttagatgcaaaaagattttggatttcgctactgtagcactttcgtttgtttgtggcaaatattatccaattatggactaactaggatcaaaagatttgtctcgcgatttacagttaaactgtgcaattagtttttattttcgtctatatttaatgcttcatgtatgtgccgaaagattcaatatgacgagaaatcttgaaatttttttggtttttgggtgagctaaggccttgtttagatccaaaaactttttagactttgacactgtagcactttcgtatttatttgacaaacattgtccaatcataaaataactaggattaaaagattcgtctcatgatttacaggtaaactgtgcaattagttatcttttttatctatatttcatgtttcatgcatgtgccgtaagattcgatgtgatggggaatcttgtaaagttttgagtttttggatgcatctaaacaaggcgccctaggccttgtttagttccgaaaaaatttcggatttcgctactgtagcactttcgtttttatttgacaaatattgtccaatcatgaactaactaggatcaaaagattcgtctcgcgatttatagacaagttgtgtaattagtttttgctttcgtctatatttaatgcttcatgcatgtgccgcaagatttgatatgacggaaaatcttgaaaactttttaaatttcggggtgaactaaacaaggccctacatGCCAGGTGCACCAGCGCAGCGACTTCCCCTGGCATGCGGCCCTGCACCTGGCGCCTGCACGCTGCCCTGCACGCCCTGCGGGCTGCTCTCCGGTGCCCGGCGGTAGTGGAGGTGGAGCACCCCCACGCCGGACGAAAATACGGCGGCGGTGCCTACGGATGGGCCAAAAATAAATCAGATGTgaggcttaggccttgtttagattcaaatttttttttttggattttgacactgtagtacttttgtttttatttgacaagcattattcaattatgaagcaactaggcttaaaagatccgtctcgtgatttataagtaaactgtgtaattagttatcttttttatctacatttaatgttccatgcatgtgtcgaaagattcgatgtgatggaaaatcttgtaaagttttgggtttttaggtgtatctaagagcatctccaaccattatgcatttgaagttatgcattttacGCAAATTGTAAACCCTCAaatgaaaatggcaaggctaaaatcggataatctccaaccgttatgcaaaatgccaagtccatcatcttttttttcctAGAAATTTTGTTTCGCGGCACTCCTTCCCGCGCAGCCAATCGATCCTGCGCCAAACAGCCCGCCGTCGTCTCCCGTTCACCAATTCCCGCCCCTTGGCTCAAGTACCGATCTCCATCAGGTCCTGTTCCCCATCAGTTTCCGGTCGCCGCCATCAGTTCGTCGTCAAGGCAGGTCGCCGCCATCAGTCAAGTCGTTGCAGCTCGCGAGCAGCAGAACCCTAGATATCGCATTGATGAAGAAGGCGTACCTGGCCGGCGTTGATGAGGAAGGCGTTGTAGATTCGTCCTATCGCGCGCTACGTCGTCCTATTGTGCGCTGCTTCGTCCAAACGCGCGCGCGAAGCTGGCGAAGGAGGACGCGCGATGCTTCTCCAATCGCGCGAAGTGGTGGCGGCGCGAAGGGAAACCGCGCGAAGGGAAGAAAAAAGCCCGCGAGGTGGAACCGAGAATCCCGTGATCTCTATTTGCATAGCCGGActcctttggcatatatgccaagtttccccctccaaatgcatagctatgtaaaatgcaaagtccaaatgcataacgattggaagggttttttttagagttttatgcattttggtaaatgccaagtccatttgcataatggttggagttgctctaaacaaggccttactttaCATTTTACCAAGCTATTATataaaactgttggagaagacAAGATATAAAGATTACctacccttttattaacttGTTAGATTTATTAGTTTACCAAGTAAATTATACCAAATTTCTGGAGTTGCTTTTACAGGGCTAAATCTGTGAGCACCATTTATAACCATATTATCAACTTAGTCTGAACTTGATAGTATACTTAGGAAATTTATTTTGTCAGATTAATTAAATTTAAGTTTAATTCGTACTATCTCTATGtagatttttcttttattctttgtcTCTAAGATCTATTAAAAAAATCGTCATCCTCCGCTGTTCAAAGTTCAAAAAAAGTGCATCCATCCGTATTAAGCGTGATCCATCTCCAAGTAATTCCTAAAAAAAATCTCCCTCCTTGATGCAGACTTTTTTTATCTGATAACTCGTGTGCACATTATTATTTGAACATGAAATTCGTAGCTTTCTGATCGCTGGTCTAAAAAATTATGGTTGAAAATATTGTTCGtcgatttattatgagaaaaaaacactATTGACTGATAAAAAAATACGATTTATAAGGTAAGCGAACAGGCTATCTCCAAGTCATCCTCCTTGATGCTCGGTGACACTGTCTGACTACATGGTCATCCGCGTGTGGCGGCATGGCCGGTCCACCTGCTCTCACTTGTTGCGGTCATCCTCTTGGCACAGGGCCTAGATGTCAGTgagaggagaagaagaaaaggggATTGAGAAAAATCTTTGGTTCTTCCTTTCTTTGAGGGACCGAGGAGTTAGTTTTCTTAAGAGAAAAAAATTAGGAAAAAAATGTGCTGGAGCTTAATTTTTTGCTTTCAATCTCCTTTGATTTCATTATAGAAAAATGAGATCACTTTTTGTTTAACCTAGTGGAGTTGCTCTTTCTCGCTCATGTGTGGATGTACATAGCAGCTACAAGTAGTGTAGGCCAACTTGTTGAGCCGATGGGCTGGCCAAACATTCAATTAATTCTGCATCTTGTAAGCCCTTTCTCACATATCACGTAACAAACCTTTTAACAAAACTATTACTCTCCTATacctataaagaaagtcgttaACAACAGCGACACAGTCTTCAAAATTTAACTTTGactccttgtttttataaaaatatttatcaaaaaatggtatatatatatatttatgaaagtatttttcgagataaatctattcatatggttttaatatttttaaactcaaacaacttaaaagttattcatgacttATATTCCCAATATTTGACATAAACCTTATCTAAAATGACTTTCTTTATAGGTATGGAGGGAATCCCTTTTTGGGTCTATCCTAAACATTTTTGGCTTTATCGTCTTAAATCAAAATATCTTATATTTACTCTTCAAAAAAATATCTTATGTTCGATAAAGTTTATTTATAGAAAAGATCATCCATATTTGCAACACTAGATAGATTtactataaaatatattttatgatgaatctaatgatatttattttgtatcatgagtaacatttttttttataaatttagtaaaacttaggattaaaaTAAAATGACACCCTTGCGAGACTGAGGTAGTATTAAGTTTTAAGCTTTTAAGGAACTGACTCTTGAGCATATCGACAAAATATGATGGGAATATGGGACTGTGGGAACTGCTGATGGCTCAATTGAACCTTACAGCGATTATTTGCAACAGAACATTTAGGCAAGCAAGTTCATCAGTTCGTGGCTGCACCAATTGACATCGAGCATTGGTATCCAACCAATGTATCACGGATGCTGTTGCTAATTCCATTATAGCAGAAGCAAAAACACAGATGGGTTATAAGCGAAGCATCCTCAAAGCACTCAAACTGTCAAACAGCAGATGGATAGACCATAAATTATATTGTTCAGCACTCAAACAGAGTAAGCATTTCTAAGGCATGCGTAAAAGCATTAATATCAGTACTATGGCTGACATGACCATAAGAGCACTCCCAAtgtaagactctatcatagagtccaagacaattaattacatattatttatgatattttgctgatatggcagcatatttattgaagaaagaagtagaaaaaataagactccaagtcttatttagactctaagtccacattgttcgaggtaataaataactttagactccatgatagagtctgtattgtgagtgccctaagcaaCTCTTATCAAACCCAAAAACACTACCTTACTGCCACCGCTGCAAAAGTTGAGAACAAAAGCAGAAAACATTTCCCAAATCTCAATCTTTGCGAATGATATGGACATTCATCATGTACTTCTTGGTCTTCAGTTGCTCAAAGACGCAGATATCTCCCAGCTGCAAATTGTTGTCACCTGCAAACCGCGCCCACCCATTTCGAAGCCTTTTCATTTCGCCTTGATCCTTCCGAACCAGAATGCGGCACGTCATTTCCCAGCTCTTGCCATGACACTGAAGAATCCACCTTGTGCTCTTGATTGGAAGACATACATCAGAATATTTTTTGGAGAAGACCTGGTTATAGAGGGAAAGGGTTTTCAGTGTTCGAAAGTCAAAATAGTTGAAGATTTCCATCGAACTTAGCTTGTAAATTGAGTCTAGGAAGCTAAACAACCTGCTTGCTGAAGGACGTGCAATTGAAATGCAATATTTATATCAATTCTGgaacaaaaaaagaagaagacaaAAAACCAACTCACCATAGATTTAGAACTTCCAGAAATGTTATACTTCTTCATGACACACACATAGATGGGGATTTCAGAACACATAGATCGGAGTCTCTCTTTCAGTTTCTTCTTTTGCATACTATCAAGGCTGGTGCCTTGTGGGAGCATGTAACTCGGAACAGAATGTGCTTCATCATCTTCTGAAGATGTCATTCCTCCTATAACCAAACAAAACAATGAtgtcatgatcttgtagatatacATAGATGCCACTAGGTTTGACGACATTGAGACTCTACCTGATGAGTTGAATAGGGATCTTGATGAAGTGATACTGATCCTACTCCTGTCCCTTTGCTTCCATGCTTTCTTTTTAGTTACTGGTGTTTTCACTAACTCACCACTAATAGCATTTTTTGCGACAAAACATGGTGGTACTTTCTCGCAACCACTAGGATCAAATATCAGAACCTTCATCCGAGACATCCCATTGTACTTGAATACCAGGAAGTCCATCTTTTTCAGGTCATGGGCACTAACAAATGACTTCCAGCCAGACTGAAGCACTATTCTGCCCAAATTCTTTGCAACTTGAACATCAAAGGTTAAACCTCCAAATGATTCAAGAGTAATATTTCTTTCTATTTTGTCTCTGAAATGTTTGGCAAATTTACCCGGTATGACCTGAAGCAGCAAGATTAACGCAGAAGAAAGTTCAGATTTGGTAAGGGAACTCTATAAAATCTACATCGCTGTATTGCAAGTTTGTTGGATATATCACAACTAATTATAATTAAACAAGTGATGCACACCAGCATATACTGAAAGTCTGAAACACTAAATTgattccaaatgcaaaaaaggTAGCAACTTAAGAAGCAAAGAGTTGGTATAGCTTGATTAATTCAATTTCAGTACTTGAAGCTGTTTGATATTAATGCTGCCAATAGCTTGTAAAATCAGTAAATATTTTGTCCCTGTCCCAAGGAGCAGAAGCATTGCCTTAGAATAACATTGCCAAAATAGTCTTTTACGTGATGTTATTACATTTATGGCTACATCTTTGATCAGTATTCCTAGGGACAGCATGCTAATATAAATTGGAAACACTACCACAGTATTGAATTAGTAACAAAAGTTACTCGACTTCTAAGAATGTAATGAACACATTCCAGTATTCCACAAgctatctttcaaaaaaaattattctttcaaaaagtattccacaagCTGAATACCCAGAAACACAGTGTGAAAGAAAATTGCTCACCAATCTTTTATGGAAATCACCAATCAAAACCTTGAAAAAATGTTTGCCATGGTCATATGTGTGATAATTCCGGTGGTAATTTGCATCCGTCTCCTTGCATCCCTTTGAAGGTTTTCTCATCATGGTAGCGTACCTGCATAAAAGTTTACAGTAGTAAACATTAGAGATGGAGAAGTAACTTTTTGAGACAGAAAAAAGGAGGAAATTGGACAGGTCATAGCTAACAAAGAAagggtaaaaaaaaaaacaaagttttTTCTAGCCCAGATCAGGGTAATTCTGTATGCCATACCCTTCTAGCCCAGATCAGGTGTAAACCCCTCCAGTttacataaaaaaaaaagaattaccAAAATTTCATGGAAATCATTTCATTTTTATGGGTCTAATAACATGACGTTCCATTCGTTAAGAAATTTAAATACATTTGTATCCACCTTAATTCATGTATATTGGCGTGGATTAAGatgaaaaaataactaatttgtACCTAATCCACTCCAACCCACAAACTAGGCGAACGATCAATCTGAGAGAGATTAGGAAAACATTGAATTAACAAGGAAGTATAGGTGGAGACTAATGCACATGGTCTAGTTTGCTCAAGTGTCTTTAATAGAGAGATTAGGCAACGGAAAAAAACAGAAAAGACGAAACTCTAATGAAGTATAGGTCAAAGGAATTTGCTCATGAGTCAAGACTATCTGAAGGAAATCGCTAGACATCACCAAAGGAAATCGCTGGAAGAGAGCTTACAGTGATTTTTTCCAAGTCCAAGGCTCCAAGCGCAGTGCAGAAACGTTTTTCTACCGGGGGAGAAGAACAACAGGATCACCTTGTGCGCCCCTCGTTCCTCTTCAGAGACAGCCCTGCGCCATGGCCTCCATCGACACCTCGATGTTTCTGTCTGTTtggtgctgtgctgtgctgtggcAGGCCAAGAGAGCAGAGCAGGGGTGGTGTGGTGGCCAAGAGAGTAGAGAGTCAGCAGGCAGGTGATGAGATGATGTGAGCTGCGATCATCCACTGCCCCTGCATGCATTGCCATTTATTACTGCTCGCTGCAGTTACGTTCATTGGAAATTACCACGATGCACCGGCGCCGCCTAGGTTCCCGTCCCGTGTGCCTCCTCACTCCGGTCGAGGTGCACCGTGTGGGCCGGGAGCTGCTCATTCTGACTTTCAGTGCCATTAGacaagtattatagtgggctaagctggctaaatgctgagatggagtagagaagagagaagagaaaggagaagcaggctgtaagcttacagccagcttaggcACAAGAACCAAAAAAACCTTGTGGAAGAGATAAgtgggtcatgtattaatagtgaatagctaactattgtatggatGAGCTGAGAGAAGGCTGCAAGAAACCTTACAGCCAACAAATGtcatgtattattaaacttgctcttaggccttgtttagttcccaaaaattttgcaaaatttttcagattccccgtcacatcgaatctttagacgtatgcatggagtattaaatatagataaaaataaaaactaattgcacagtttggtcagaattgacgagacgaatcttttgagcctagttagtctatgattggataatatttgtcaaatacaaacgaaattgctacagtattcattttgccaaaaattttggaactaaacaaggccttactaaaGCCAACTAACCAAGCCTCTAATTTCAGGCTCAAATATTGCTCGACAACTCACGCTTCTAACTTTTTATGAACACGATGGATGACAATGGGCTTCCGGGCACTCACCTCTAtcgtagagtctaaagttatttattacctcaaacaatatagagtcttattttttctacctctttcttcaataaatatgctgccacatcagcaaaataccataaattatatataattaattgtcttggactctgtgatagagacTTGCATCGTGAGTGCCCTTAGCCTAAAAAAAGTGTTACAGATCAAATAGGcccttaggctttgtttagatgcagCCAAACAGCCAAAACTTTTGGAGAAATGAGCACTTTTTGGAAGAATGGATCTAAACAGGAGTCTGTAAAACTTGGGCTgtaaagatttggaatttgggaCCTTGGAGCCCCAAAACTGTGTAAACTTGCTTAGGGGCCCGTGTCTTGTGTGTTGTAGATCAAAAAATTTGGGAAGCATCTAAACACCTATTTGGAATGTAAAGTTTATAGCCAAAAGTTTTGAGATGTAAAGATTTAggataaacaggcccttagtttCTTGGCACTTTTTCTCTCAAACTTACTTATTTGATCCTAAAAGGAATTTTCTTTGGTTTACTGGCCCTTCCATTAGTATGATGAGTCAACAACATTGAGTTATACGTGAAAAGGCTCTTTTACCCCTGACGTTAAAGGTGACTGTTTTGCAACCTATAATTTTCAGGTTACCTACTATTAAAAATTTTGCTATTGAaccgtactccctccgttctagAATACAATGCATTATGGTTATTTCACAGAAAAATAAGAGAGAGAACAATAGACTCATGTACTCCTCACTTAACTTCCTGATTTATTGAAATTTGACTCTATTCCACATGATTAATTAGAAGGTGCGATCTAAGTTTACTTATAGAAAATATGGTAAACACTCAATTACTTTTATCTTCCGTATTTTTATTTAAGTAAATATTATCTTCTTGTTCTCTAAGTGCGCTATATTTAAGGACACATCTCAAATGCCAAAATACACTCTATTCTAGATAGAGGGAGTAGATCACTTTAACCTTAAGAGTCTAAACAAAAGATCATAGTATTATCTAAG contains:
- the LOC8062498 gene encoding putative B3 domain-containing protein Os03g0621600, which gives rise to MLLPQVIPGKFAEHFRDKIEGSITLESLGGYTFEVQVAKNFGRIVLQSGWKSFVSAHDLKKMDFLVFKYNGMSRMKVLIFDPSGCEKVPPCFVTKNAINGGKKREEAIVIASGDANNHPMRAPETKKKALKQRDRRLILILHFNCTFFSEQDFSRKYSDVCLPFKSKRWILQCHGKSWEVTCRIKAGKCQGKFKMLCNGWAQFAGDNYLQLGDILLFEQLKTKKYRMNVHIIRNEYATMMRKPSKGCKETDANYHRNYHTYDHGKHFFKVLIGDFHKRLVIPGKFAKHFRDKIERNITLESFGGLTFDVQVAKNLGRIVLQSGWKSFVSAHDLKKMDFLVFKYNGMSRMKVLIFDPSGCEKVPPCFVAKNAISGGMTSSEDDEAHSVPSYMLPQGTSLDSMQKKKLKERLRSMCSEIPIYVCVMKKYNISGSSKSMVFSKKYSDVCLPIKSTRWILQCHGKSWEMTCRILVRKDQGEMKRLRNGWARFAGDNNLQLGDICVFEQLKTKKYMMNVHIIRKD